TGCTGGCGCGCACCACCCCGTCGACCCGGTCGCGGTGGGGGGCGGTGAACACCTCCTCGGTCGGCATGTTGGCCACGAAGCCGACGCCGTTCGGGAGGGTGGAGCCGCCGCCGTCCCACAGGTGATCGTCGGCCAGGCCGACGCGCAGGTCGGTGCCGGGACCGCGGAAACGGAGCGAGGCGTAGCGCCGCGCGTTGAGCCGCGCCTTGCGCTCGGCCAGACCCGCGTTGTGGTCGCGCCACGCGGCGACCGGGTCGGGCTCCGTGACGCGGGTGGCCGCGAAGATGGCGTCCCACAGCGCCGCCATGGCCTCCTCGTCGGGACGCCCGGGGAACACCTTGCGCGCCCACGCGGGCGCGGCGGCGGCGGCCACGCACCAGGCGATGCGGTCGGCCATGGCGAGGTCGGAGTAGGGCCTCACGGCGGGCCGCCACGCCCGCTGGAAGGCGGCGAAGCGCTCGGGGGGCGTTCCCGCCAGGGCATCAGGGTCGTCGGCCAGGATGGCGAGGGAGGCCGCGCCCTCGGCTGCCAGGGCGTTCATGCCGTCGGCGCGGTACTGCGCGATGACGTCGAAGCTGCCCTCGGGGCCGTGCATGAAGCGCGAACGCATGATGGCGTCGTCGTTCCAGAACACCTCCACGTAGGGGCTGCCGAGCCTGTACGCCTCGTCGACCACGAGGCGCACGAGCGGGGCCGCCTCGATGCCCGCTCGGATGAGCAGCTTCTGGCCGGGCTGCAGGTTCACGCCTACCCTCACCAGGAGCTCGGCGTACGCCCGGGAACGCTGCGCGAGATCGGAAGTCGTCATGCCGGGCATCGTAGCAGCGCCGCCGGCCGTGGACCGCCGCCTACCAGGCAGCAGCCGGTAGCGGCTTATCATGCGTCCAGGCGGCGCCGACCGACCCACGCGAGCGAACGCCCGCGGTGGCGGGGGCGCGGCCGCACAACCAGACGACCCCTTCAGGGCAGGGTGAGATCCCCGACCGGCGGTGAGGGGCGCAAGGCCAAGCCAGCGCCACGAGCCCGCGACGCCCACCACGGTGGGCCTGAACCGGTGAGAGACCGGTGCCGACGGTAACAGTCCGGACGGAAGAAGGAGGTGGGCGGCGGCCGCGAGGTGCGGCCATTGCGCCTATGGGATCAGCAGCAACAGGTCGAGAGGGAGCCGAGACTCCCGACGTGGACGAGTCGTTCATGCGGCTCGCGCTGGCGCTCGCGGAGCGCGGGCGCGGGCGCGTCAGCCCGAACCCGTTGGTCGGGTGCGTGCTCGTGCGAGAGGGCGCCGTCGTTGGCGAGGGTTGGCACGCGCGTGCCGGCGAGGCGCACGCGGAGGTCAACGCCCTGGCGGCCGCCGGCGCGGCGGCGCGCGGCGCGACCTGCTACGTGACGCTGGAGCCGTGCGACCATCACGGCCGCACCCCGCCGTGCACGGACGCGCTCATCGCCGCGGAGGTGGCCCGCGTGGTGGTGGCGACCACCGACCCGAACCCGCTGGTGGACGGGCGCGGCGTGCGGCGCCTGCGTGCCGCGGGCGTCGCCGTGGACGTGGGGGTCCTGGCACGGGACGCCGAGGAGCAGAACGAGGTCTACCGCACCAACCGCCTGCTGGGCAGGCCGTTCGTGCTCTACAAGACGGCCATGTCGCTCGACGGCAAGATCGCGGTGCGCACGGGCCGCTCGCGCTGGATCACGGGACCGTCGGCGCGTTCGCGCGTGCACCAGTGGCGCGACGAGTACGGCGGCGTCGCCGTCGGCGTCAACACCGTGCTCCTCGACGACCCGGCCCTCACCACGCGCCTACCCGGCGGGCGCACCCCCGCCAAGATCGTCTTCGACAGCGTTGCCCGCACGCCCGTCACGGCGCGGCTCTTCGCCCCCGCACCGGACGGCACGCCGGCGCGCGTGATCGTCATCACCACCAC
The genomic region above belongs to Trueperaceae bacterium and contains:
- the ribD gene encoding bifunctional diaminohydroxyphosphoribosylaminopyrimidine deaminase/5-amino-6-(5-phosphoribosylamino)uracil reductase RibD, producing the protein MGSAATGREGAETPDVDESFMRLALALAERGRGRVSPNPLVGCVLVREGAVVGEGWHARAGEAHAEVNALAAAGAAARGATCYVTLEPCDHHGRTPPCTDALIAAEVARVVVATTDPNPLVDGRGVRRLRAAGVAVDVGVLARDAEEQNEVYRTNRLLGRPFVLYKTAMSLDGKIAVRTGRSRWITGPSARSRVHQWRDEYGGVAVGVNTVLLDDPALTTRLPGGRTPAKIVFDSVARTPVTARLFAPAPDGTPARVIVITTTAAPAERTGALAAAGAEVVALDPRDGRPDVSAALTALLDLGVTSVMLEGGGSLAWEFFAAGAVDRVAWFVAPKLLGGSAAGPLAGLGVPSVDDAFTLEDVLTETIGPDLLITGKVARHVAGRAAERGA
- a CDS encoding aminopeptidase, producing the protein MTTSDLAQRSRAYAELLVRVGVNLQPGQKLLIRAGIEAAPLVRLVVDEAYRLGSPYVEVFWNDDAIMRSRFMHGPEGSFDVIAQYRADGMNALAAEGAASLAILADDPDALAGTPPERFAAFQRAWRPAVRPYSDLAMADRIAWCVAAAAAPAWARKVFPGRPDEEAMAALWDAIFAATRVTEPDPVAAWRDHNAGLAERKARLNARRYASLRFRGPGTDLRVGLADDHLWDGGGSTLPNGVGFVANMPTEEVFTAPHRDRVDGVVRASMPLAYNGILIDDFSLEFEGGRVVRATAGKGQAALDDILGTDDGARRLGEVALVPASSPIARTGLLFLETLFDENAACHIALGRGYVNCVGGAQTMSAEERLAKGLNDSLTHVDFMIGSDRVDVDGELPDGTTEPVMREGEWVG